From the Penaeus chinensis breed Huanghai No. 1 chromosome 28, ASM1920278v2, whole genome shotgun sequence genome, one window contains:
- the LOC125040167 gene encoding NADH-cytochrome b5 reductase-like, translating into MTNRITDIEDLLPPKPQAPQPRDCCGSGCCPCVHDIYEEDLRKWKKQCKRIREGGLEEVPVEGALHPDKWKEFEIVKIKEIYSNCLCYTFKLPEGKNLGLSIGQHLIVKQIKNGRAVIRQYTPISDISEKGSFDVLIKIYPNGKITQLIKDWKVGDNIPWRGPFGNFSYKTNCYKRILMLAAGTGIAPMYQIIKAIVDNDQDETFIKLLYSSKSISNILLREELLTLCQFWNFKMTHYLSAEDDLRMKKYNETIMSRKLTKEDVKSELLQAPVDSTLVLVCGTRSFDKDMVNAAKDAQVPDKNIFKF; encoded by the coding sequence ATGACTAACAGAATTACTGATATTGAAGATTTGTTGCCTCCCAAACCTCAAGCTCCTCAGCCTCGGGACTGTTGTGGCAGTGGCTGCTGCCCGTGTGTGCATGATATTTATGAGGAAGACctaaggaaatggaagaaacaaTGCAAGCGTATtcgggagggagggttagaggaagTGCCAGTGGAAGGGGCACTCCATCCAGATAAATGGAAAGAATTTGAAAttgtaaagataaaagaaatttaTTCTAATTGTCTTTGTTATACATTCAAGCTTCCAGAGGGTAAAAATTTAGGACTTAGCATTGGCCAACATTTAATTGTCAAGCAGATAAAAAATGGTAGAGCAGTGATTAGGCAATATACCCCAATATCAGATATTTCTGAAAAAGGATCATTTGATGTGTTAATAAAAATCTATCCTAATGGCAAGATTACTCAACTGATTAAAGATTGGAAAGTGGGAGATAACATTCCTTGGAGGGGTCCATTTGGCAATTTTTCATACAAGACAAATTGTTATAAAAGGATTCTCATGTTAGCAGCTGGGACAGGGATTGCACCGATGTATCAAATTATAAAAGCAATTGTGGATAATGATCAGGATGAAACCTTTATTAAATTGTTATATTCATCTAAGAGCATTTCAAACATTCTATTGAGGGAAGAACTTTTAACATTATGTCAATTTTGGAACTTTAAAATGACTCATTACCTAAGTGCAGAGGATGATTTGCGAATGAAGAAATACAATGAAACAATTATGTCAAGGAAATTGACTAAAGAGGATGTAAAAAGTGAATTGCTACAAGCACCAGTAGACTCTACTCTAGTTCTAGTATGTGGGACCAGGTCATTTGATAAGGACATGGTAAATGCTGCCAAAGATGCCCAGGTGCCtgataaaaatattttcaaattttga